ACCTGGGAGAATACAAGCTCCTCTGGCAGCTGATCTGGAACAATAGAGTGCAGGAACTACATACAGGGCCACAGCCCAACATTGGACTAGCAGAACCAGAGCAGGCGTCTCACGCCTTGCACAGCTGCCCCTGCTTGCCAATCGAGGCAACGCATGCAGCAGCAGAGGGAGAACTAGCACCTTACAAAAGTTTGTCAGCTCTGGAGATTTGTGAAAGCAGTCTCTTCCCACATGCCAGAGGCTCACAGCCTGAGGCAGCTGGAATCTTTATTCTGTTAAGTGGCAAGATGGCAGGCCAGCAGTACTAAGGAGACGGGGTACTTCCTCAGAGTACAGTTTGTCTGGACAGTGAACACCAGAGTGTGCCCATAAACAGGATGGGGAGTCCACTCCTTCCAGGCCAGGATGTCCAATGCCAGAACAGGGTCCTGTTCAGTGTCCTCAGGCTCAGGCCACCTCAGGAAGGTTTTGCTGTGGGTTTAGATTTCTTTCCCCTGTGCTTGAAGTCACGCAGTGGGTTCTGGGTCTTCACCTTCTACAAGGGCAGAGTCACAAGTTAGCTGGGGGCATCAGTCACATGGTCCAAACAGAGCGAGCAGTGCTGGCACCTGACAAAATCCCTGTGCCACAAGCCGGAGGCTGCTAGCTTCTGCAGACAACGTAAGGGAGGCTGACTGGGGGCAGAAACAGGGCCTTCTGGCAGCTGTGGGAATACCACAAACCCACCCTGCCCTATTCTTGGGAGTCCTATCCGTCCCTCAGGCAAGGCAGCTGCTGCAGCTGAAGGGCAAGGAACCCTGCTATTGTCCCAAGAACCTCAGGAGACATACCTTAGCCTTCCTAGAAGGGGGAAGCTTTCTCCGTTTCTTTCGAGGATGTACAAGGCCACGAAGAGCAGCAGGAACTGGAAGAGACGCTGGGCCTCAGGGATAGCCCCCCGCCAACCATGCTTCTAAGCTCCAGTTACAAAGTCCTCTCTACCCCGGGGAATGTGTTTCCAGCCTGTGTTGTCCCACTCCTGTCAGTGCTACCCTGTATACCTGCAGCACAGACCCCAGTCCTGCCCCAAGAAATGGTTCTATCCCAGCAGTGCACACCTtttaccccagcactcaggaggcagaggcaggaggatctgagttcaaggccagtctggtctacagagtaagtttcaggacagccagaactacagagagaaaccctgtctgtcttAAAAagccataaagaaagaaagagaaagaggaaggaaaaagaaaaaatgcatggaagaaaggaaagaaggaagaaaagaaaggttccCAATACTCAATTATTTGTTATATGTGCACAAATAAAAGGTTAAAGTTAGCTCTCTAGACTCACACTGTCTAAATCATGTCTGTATTGTTTAAATCTACTGCAAAGAACACGTAGCAAGAAAAGAGAGAAGCTATGGTATATATTCAGTAATAAGCGTGTGTACACagcacagagaaaggaaagagaggagggaagaaataCCTTCAaggaaaatgcatttaaaaagagaaaagtcagTGGGTGGTTTCTGGACTGCAAATCCACTAGCCCCTGTTACTGCCCCTAACCTTCCCTCTATATTCCACATAACTTCATGTGATCTTGAGCCTGGCCCCATAGCACCCAgctcaaacccatcagaatgggccACATCTAACACCTTACACCTTCTCCTGGCTCTTGCAAACTCTCTGGCCTTACTCTTAGTGACTTTGCTCTTAGCAGGTACTTTAGGCCAAAGGGACCCCCCAGCATTTCAGACAAAGACCAAGGGTGGGGTCTTCTCCAGCTCACCAGCCCTCAGGAAACTACCTCCAGCCGCTCCTCTAGCATTATCAAGCTCCCATCTTTCCTAGATCCTTTCATATCACTACACCTTTTCTGCCCTGATATGTCCCTCCTATACCTTCctatcatttcttcttcttcttttttgttttttttaagacagggttttactgtgtagccttggctgtcctggaactcactctgtagaccaggctggccttgaactcagaaatctacgtgcctctgcctcctgagtgctatgattaaaggcatgtaccaccattgcCCGGCCCTTCCTGTCATTCTAAGGCAGCAACAACACATCAGCAAACCAGCTTCACTCCAGGCAGGCAGATCAGGATGGTGGAGGGCCTAGCTAACGGGCCAGAGCGCGTCTCATCAGCTCTTCTCCTTTATGTTTACTGTGAGCATAGAAGGCATGAATTCTCATTACAAACACCCAGCACCAGGCATCTAAAGAAGAGCTCTTACTCAGCGCCTCATGAGCTGAGAAGGGCCAGCTAGGCTGAATGgctaccctccttccttctgcagTGCATGTCTCCCTCATCCGTTCCTACCTACAAACCACGGAGGTCTCAGCTGTGTGCCTGCCAATCTAGAGTATGCTCCAGCAACGGGGTCCTGAGCCCAGGACTCTCCCTCAAATGTGCTCAGCCTCTTGAGAACACAGGAAACCAGTCACTGGCTCATTCTTCTATCCAGCTAAACCCCAGAATGTGCTTCCAACTCTGCATAACCTCAGTGTCCTCATCTCCACAACACAACACAGGTATCATGAGATGGACAGGTTGAACAAGTCTACATGAGTTAGTACACAATGGCACAGCTGTTTACGATCACACGCGCTGTGCTGCCTGGTCTCTAGGTCCTCTCATATACAAGctttcccagcacccagctcaGGGGCTGACAGAAGACAGCTAAGAGAGGCAGGCCATTTCCTTCAGTTTCCTAGTCATCAGCAACACTCACCCAAGTAGTCAGGGACATTGCCCAGATGAGGCTTTACCACTGCTGGGTGCAAGGGCAGATCGTGACGTAGCAGCTGAAGGTCCCTGGGGTTGTCTTCAAAGTATGTCtgacaggcagagagagcacaAAGGTTAAGATGCACAAAAACTGCCACCATGAAGTTTGCCTACCACTTTGTTCTTCAGCCTCAAGAGCCACAGCCTAAAGCACCAACCTCGACAGGATTCTCATGGCTCGCATAGCTGACCTCTGCTGGCCAAGTATGGCAATGCATGCTGCAGAATATTGCCACCTTCAGGAAACCGGTTGGTCATCTCTGGAGGCTTTGGAATGTAAATGCAGTCCCATCTTTGGCTTCCCAATAGTGTTGAAATGAACACgtgtatacaaaacacacacacacacacaatgcacggTCACATGTAAGTAATGCCAAGTGCCTACCATGAAGTTGTGTCCACTGTCCTCCCAGCAGAACAGTTATTTTTCAGCTAATTTCCTGTCTCCCCCTGCCAAAGGCCAGCCAACTGTCCAGCTCTCTGCTTCTCACCACTCAGAGCTTAACCAGCCTCCAAAACAAACAGGTCTAAGCCTGCCCTCACCTTGAGCTTCTCTGAGTGTAGAAGctcctccttgatctccttcaatctTGCCTCACGAATGGCCTGTTTGGTCACTGAGCGCATGGCATCCTGTGGGTAGATCAGCAGTCAGACAGCCTTACTCCTGAGTGCTCAGCAGTGGGGTGCAATCCCTGGGTCACAGCCCATTCTCCAAccaccctcctccctacccttGACAAGCTTACCCTGCAGCGATAGCGAAAGCTTTCAATCTCCTGCATCTGGAACTGGTAGGGAAGCAGGATGGGGGCCTCGCCCTCTGGAGAGAAGGCAGCAGTGAGGGTTGAGGGCAGGGCTCATGGAAGGCCTTCCCTGACAGCCTCCTGCTCCTCTCCAAACTGAGGCTATACCCGGAGATGCTACTCAGCATCACTGTACTTGGGGCTACGAGCAGCTCCCCAGACACTTTGGTCAGCCCCACTCACTTCAAGGCTTGTGGCCACAAGACCCCTCCTGATGATGGGGGGCATCTGAGTCAGGACAGGGCAGAGTATCTAGTTAGTCCCTGGCTATGAGGGAGTCAGTGAGCACGAGACTGGAAAAGCCACATCAGTCACCATCTGTCAAAGGACACAGTACATGTCGCATGGGGAAAGACGATGATGAACAGTGGCAGAGTCACTCTATAGTGGCAGTGTCATCTCTATGGACTTTTCAGCATTTTACACAGGGCCTCACTATATAACCCAGGGTAGCCTCCAACCAGCTATGCAGCCTGGCCTGACCgagaactcgtgatcctcctgtctcaggctcccaagtgctgacatttTAGTATGTGACACAACACTTGCCGATGGTagtttcctcttccctctcattTTGGGCTTAGAAAAggcttattttactttatatatgtgtgagtgctttgtctgcatgcacGTGTGCACTGcctacatgcctggtgcctgtagatGCCAAAAGatggtactaggaactgaacctgggtcctctgaaagagcagcaagtgctcttaaccatggatccatctctcaagcccaattctttcatttaaaaatagcaacatacaaacaaacaaaaatattcttgctatgtatcccaggctagcctcaaattgtCTGCCATCCTCTCTCATGTTCTGTGTTCTGTGATGACAGGTGTGCATACTGGATACTGTAGCTGGTTGCAAGATGCAATGGGAGAAGCTCGGCTCCTAGACCCATGGTCGTGGAGCAGGACCTCTTACCGCCACTGAGAAGTTCCTCAATCTTCCCCAAGCTGGACCGCTCTGTGGGCAGCACAAAAGTCAGAACTATGCCTGGGTTGTCGGCTCGAGCTGTCCTGTGGTGGAGAAGATCAAGCATGCATGGGGTGTGTGTCCAACTCCTGCAGCCTGCCCTGGCTCACCACACTCCCCATCCTCCTACCTGCCGGCTCGATGGACATAGGCTTCTGGAGTGGGAGGAAGATCAAAGTTGAGTACAGCAGATACATGGTGGAAGTCTATGCCCCGGGCCACACCTGACTCTGGATCAGAGGCCCTGAGAAAATAACCCAGGATCAGCCAGATACTTATTCTCTGGAAACGCATTCTCAAGTTCAACCTCTAAACAATCTTGCAAGCAAAGCTGAAAGATCACCAAACCACTGGACATTAGGATTACTCGGGGAGCCGGGGTGTTGTGGGGTGGCCTGGAGTTCTGACATCTGGCCAAACCCTTGCCCTGACCTCAGTTCTGGGAAAGAGCAGAGCACCTATAAATCACGTACCTTGAACACTTCAAGCAGGCAATACCTAGAGAGTGTCCCTCTTCCCCTCAGAAGCATATTCTCTGCACATCACAGCCACATGGCTGGGGCTGCCTGGGCCATGTTCCCTGTAAGTCTGCTCACCCATGCCCAGCCGGACAACTTTGTGctgcacatgcatgcaggaaTCACCCTTTACCATCCGTCTCTACTTCTCCATGTCTGTCCACGGAGCTAAGCTAGGGCCTAAGGGGGTGCCTGGTTTAACCATCACGAATGTCTGGTAACCTGTTCTACGCACTTTGGCTTCAGTCTTACAAATGCTGAAAATGGTCCTCCTTGGGGATGCTGAGGAAAGAGAACTGTGGACTTACTTGTCTCCCTTGGACCCTCGGCCTCGCCGCTTGCCTTTGACTGGGGGTCCCAAGATTTCAGCATCTGTTGCTATGACACAATCATAGAGACCTTGGTTGAACTGGGAGATGATGTGGCACCTGCAATCCGAGAGGAACAGTCGGTCTCGTGAGCACAAGAGGCCCTTCCCAAGCCCAGCATCATCCTTCCCTACCAATTCTTTAATCTCTTTTATCATCTTCAGAGCCGTGCCTAAGCTTCCTCAGCTGAAAACTGAGTAatgaactagagagatggctcagcagttagataTACTGGCTGTTCTACCAGATGACTTGGTTTTTATTCCCAGTACCAATATAGTGGCTAATACCGGCAACTCCAATTTCAAGGGATCCAAgatcctcttctagcctccacaggcaccaggcatgcatgtgggacacataaatacatgtaggcaaaatacccgTATACATAATGagaataattttcttctttttttaaattaagcaaCAGTTAAGTATTTCAGAGTTGTGGGAAACACTTATCAGTCATATTGAGGGGTCTGGCTGCCAGCATCTGCTTAAGAAACAGGAACAAGGAGCTAGGTATATAGTGGctgagtacttgcctagcatgaacaaggctctgggttcaatccctagcactgcaaaaacaaaggggaggagagaagaaagaccaGACTGTGTGAGGTGGTTCCCAGCCGTAAACCCAGCACTCGAAAAGCTGAGGCTAGAGGACTGCTgtaagttcatggccagcctgctGTCATGAAGCCTTATCTCTTAAAAAACAAGGAACCAACtggtctctctctgtttcttctcagTTTATCTTCATCAAGACATAGACCATAACAAACCTGGACCGCAGTGGGAGTTCTCCATTGAGCACACAGGAAGGAATACTGAACTGTTCCAGGAAAAGACGGAGCCGGTAACCCCTCTCCAGAGTGTTGACAAAGAGCAAGGTTTTGCCCCGAATCAGTGACAGCTTGAGCAGGGCATAGAGCAgcaagaatttatcttcttcggTCTCACAGACCACCTGAAACTGCTGTAGCTGGTCTGGACCTGGCAGCTGGGACTCCTGCAACTTGAGGGTAACCTAGGAAGAGGACAGACCTGTgatcaggaagaaagagaagaggttcTATGGCCACTGCCTCACCATCAAAGCACCCCCATTAGTGCAAGGCAGACATGCCTTTAAGCATTTCTGGTGTGCGAGCCATCACTCCCCTCCCCTTGGGGTGGTAATGTAAAAACTCAGTGACCTAACTACTGTGGTATATGGTAACACAAACTACACATATGGCATCAGTGtacaccacaaaaacaaacattgaCAGATGACATTACACAGCGCAGTACGAAAGGCCTGAATGATGGTTCCGAAGACTGAAATGTACATAAGAAGAGAACTGTGGTCTTAGAATTTGGCTCCCCTTGAAGGCATAGTGACCCCAGGTAAGCCTTCTAGGCAAAGCCTAGTTTAGACTAGGGACACCTAGAAATATGTAATGATTTTAGGTGACTTCCTTTCAATGACTAAGAACTAGGAATGACATATCCAACAATAGTCCCACCCCAAACGCCAAAAGTCTCCTCTGAGAAGAAACGACAagtctctgtgtgtccctggccCCAGATGCTCCATCGACAACCCTTACCGGGTTATGAAGTACCAGCTCCTTCAGAGCTTGTACATCCTCATTGAAAGTGGCCGACATGAGAAAAGCCTGGTAAATCCGAGGCAAGTGACTGAAAGACAAAACAGGGCCTGATCAGGCTCCAAGTCCACCCATCCCATTCCAGTCCCAAGTCTGGACTCTCGGAGGTTCCCACTAGGAACAACTTCCGTTTTTTTTCCTTACCAGAGAAGACTCTTGAGTTCGTCCTCAAAGCCAAAGGAAAACAGAAGGTCAGCTTCGTCTACCACCAGCAGCTCCAGGGAGTCACGAAGTTTTAGGTTGTCCTGCTGCAACTGGCTTAATATTCGGGATGGGGTGcccaccaccacatctggcttctcCATCAACATAGCTCTGCAAGGGGGAAAGTTACGGGTAGGGAGACTTTAGCAGCCAGAAACGCCATGGCTTACCTGCCCTGTCTTGCTACTCACAAGACCAAAGCCACATCTTTGCATAGCTTTGTTCCTTTAGAACCCCGCAGCTGTCACCCACCTCTGAGAAGCGGAGTCTTCGGCGGCTGAGACATTGGCCACTCGGACTTCGCGAGCACAGTAGGCGGCCAGCTGCTGGATCATGGACTGGGCCTGCCGGGCCAGCTCCTTAGTGGGAACAAGGACAAGGCCTCTCACAGCTTGCTCCGTTACAGGACCTGTCTGCAAGAGCATGAATTAAGGACTGTTAAAAGTACTGATGAACTCTTAATTCTGCCCACCACAGGACGCAGAATGGAGAGCTCTCCCAGGcgctgaaatttaaaaacaacttgCTTCATGTCTGAAATTACTCAGTACATACTAGGTATGGAGCTGATGTGCCCtctctagattaaaaaaaaaaatggtttaagaGTACAGTaagagcagggtgtggtggtgcttgcctataatcccagcactcaggaggcataggtaggtggatctctgtgagttctaggcctgcctggtctacaaagtgagtgcaggacagccaaggctacacagagaaaccatgtcttgaaaatgaaaaaagaagaaaaaagattacAATAAGGCTGGTGATAGCAGCAGGAAGGCCTAGGTTCTCTGTGGCCCGCCTAACACGGTTTAAGGACCAACAGAAACCGTTTCACAGATGAGCATTTCCCTCCTCAGCCTTTAGGGCTTCTTCCCTCATGCCCACCGCCCCTCTCGGTACCCACCGCTTTCTTGTGGAGAAGCAACTGCAGCATCGGAATAGCATAAGCTGCCGTCTTCCCGGAGCCTGTGCGGGCGCGGGCCAAGAGGTCCTTCCCCTCCAGCGCCAGAGGTATGGCCTTTTCCTGGATCAGCGTAGGACGCGACCAGCCCAAGTCTGTGACAGCctaagaaggaagaggagcaCACAGCTCAAGAGGCGCGAAGTGCGGCGGCACGCCGGGTCCCAGCTCCGCAGCCTTCCCC
This genomic window from Meriones unguiculatus strain TT.TT164.6M chromosome 12, Bangor_MerUng_6.1, whole genome shotgun sequence contains:
- the Ddx56 gene encoding probable ATP-dependent RNA helicase DDX56 encodes the protein MEDQEALGFEHMGLDPRLLQAVTDLGWSRPTLIQEKAIPLALEGKDLLARARTGSGKTAAYAIPMLQLLLHKKATGPVTEQAVRGLVLVPTKELARQAQSMIQQLAAYCAREVRVANVSAAEDSASQRAMLMEKPDVVVGTPSRILSQLQQDNLKLRDSLELLVVDEADLLFSFGFEDELKSLLCHLPRIYQAFLMSATFNEDVQALKELVLHNPVTLKLQESQLPGPDQLQQFQVVCETEEDKFLLLYALLKLSLIRGKTLLFVNTLERGYRLRLFLEQFSIPSCVLNGELPLRSRCHIISQFNQGLYDCVIATDAEILGPPVKGKRRGRGSKGDKASDPESGVARGIDFHHVSAVLNFDLPPTPEAYVHRAGRTARADNPGIVLTFVLPTERSSLGKIEELLSGEGEAPILLPYQFQMQEIESFRYRCRDAMRSVTKQAIREARLKEIKEELLHSEKLKTYFEDNPRDLQLLRHDLPLHPAVVKPHLGNVPDYLVPAALRGLVHPRKKRRKLPPSRKAKKVKTQNPLRDFKHRGKKSKPTAKPS